One region of Syntrophobacter fumaroxidans MPOB genomic DNA includes:
- a CDS encoding glycosyltransferase → MTMESTESETTRVDLHLHSKFSIRPSQWVLQKIGCPESFADPAELYGLARRKGMSLVTITDHNTIAGCLEIAHLPGTFVSEEVTSYFPEDGCKVHVLVYGIDEQNHAEIRKARESVYDLVAYLNGKGIYHVLAHPLFALNDKLTKAHFEKALLLFRNFELNGSRSLTQNQCLRLILSSLEPGTIEGLVEKHGIEPHFPDPWKKILVGGSDDHSSLNIASTYTEVQGTHSVATFLRELRESPRVVGEGSDPKSFARNIYAIAYQFYKQKLGLEKYADRDELLRVLDRFLKPGKVEEPGVLSRLHAFWNSRRHHRSGNGASAGIRELLRHEALTSLRDSPELLRAAESGDSEQPGLEQKWFEFVNRVSNKVLLHSADHLLDHLAGANVFNVFHSLGSAGGLYTLMAPYFLAYSMFSRQKAFSLEAGEWFGSKGQLRAEPGRLKIAHFTDTFYEINGVASTLRQQISMAIKNGKELVIITCDMRDQSGLPGVRNFRPVGFHELPEYPEQKLCYPPFLEMLSYCYENEFTHIHAATPGPIGLAALAIARILALPIYGTYHTALPQYAQYLTNDPAIEELTWRYTLWYYDQMDEIFVPSRSTADELAQKGIAPGKIRVSARGIDTRRFHPSKRSRFLEERYRIDGRAVRLLYVGRISKEKDLPVLEDAYRFLVKTAGARVHLILTGDGPYLGEMRERLKDLPCTFTGTLEGEDLATVYASSDLFVFPSRTDTFGNVVLEAQASGLPVVVTDSGGPQENLLPGKTGVVVRGNSALHLFETLRDLVQDPRRLKEMGKNARLYVEGRSSEEAFHAGWQMYQNRPKGTETALDRAI, encoded by the coding sequence ATGACCATGGAAAGCACGGAGTCCGAAACCACGAGGGTTGATCTTCATCTTCACTCCAAATTCTCCATACGGCCGTCTCAATGGGTATTGCAGAAGATCGGCTGTCCCGAGAGCTTTGCCGACCCGGCGGAGCTCTACGGCCTCGCCAGGCGCAAGGGCATGTCGCTGGTCACCATAACCGACCACAACACCATTGCCGGGTGCCTTGAAATCGCCCACCTGCCCGGTACCTTCGTCAGCGAGGAAGTAACCTCCTACTTTCCGGAAGACGGGTGCAAGGTTCACGTGCTCGTTTACGGAATCGACGAACAGAACCACGCGGAGATCCGGAAAGCGAGGGAGAGTGTGTACGATCTCGTCGCGTACCTGAACGGCAAAGGCATTTACCACGTCCTGGCCCATCCGTTGTTTGCACTCAACGACAAGCTGACGAAGGCCCACTTCGAAAAGGCGCTTCTGCTTTTCCGGAATTTCGAGTTGAACGGAAGCAGGAGCCTGACGCAAAATCAATGCCTGCGGCTGATTCTGTCCAGCCTCGAGCCCGGGACGATCGAAGGACTCGTGGAAAAGCACGGCATCGAGCCGCATTTCCCCGATCCGTGGAAGAAGATACTCGTCGGGGGCTCGGACGACCACAGCTCGCTCAACATAGCGAGCACCTACACGGAAGTTCAGGGGACTCACAGTGTCGCAACCTTTCTGCGGGAGCTGCGCGAAAGTCCCCGAGTGGTGGGGGAAGGCTCCGATCCCAAGTCCTTCGCCCGCAACATCTATGCAATCGCCTACCAATTTTACAAGCAGAAGCTCGGACTCGAAAAGTACGCCGACCGCGACGAGCTGCTGCGGGTTCTCGACCGGTTTCTCAAGCCCGGCAAGGTCGAGGAGCCGGGCGTGCTGTCGAGATTGCACGCGTTCTGGAACAGCCGCAGACATCATCGGAGTGGGAACGGAGCGTCGGCCGGCATCCGTGAGCTCCTTCGCCACGAGGCCTTGACGTCTCTTCGAGACAGCCCGGAGTTGCTGCGCGCCGCGGAAAGCGGGGATTCGGAACAGCCGGGCCTCGAGCAGAAATGGTTTGAATTCGTGAACCGAGTTTCCAACAAGGTGCTGTTGCACTCTGCCGACCATCTCCTGGATCATCTGGCCGGAGCCAACGTCTTCAACGTCTTTCACTCGCTCGGTTCGGCCGGTGGGCTGTATACGCTGATGGCTCCTTACTTCCTGGCGTATTCGATGTTCAGCAGGCAGAAGGCGTTCAGTCTCGAGGCGGGCGAATGGTTCGGGAGCAAGGGGCAACTCCGTGCCGAACCCGGCAGGTTGAAGATCGCGCATTTCACCGACACCTTCTATGAAATCAACGGCGTCGCGTCCACCCTGCGGCAGCAAATCAGCATGGCGATCAAGAACGGGAAGGAACTGGTCATCATCACCTGTGACATGAGGGACCAATCCGGACTGCCGGGTGTCCGGAACTTCAGACCGGTCGGATTCCATGAACTGCCCGAATACCCCGAACAGAAGCTCTGTTACCCTCCATTCCTGGAAATGCTGAGCTATTGCTACGAAAATGAATTCACGCACATCCACGCCGCGACTCCCGGCCCCATCGGCCTTGCCGCACTGGCCATCGCCCGCATCCTCGCTCTTCCCATCTACGGCACTTACCATACGGCCCTGCCCCAATACGCTCAGTATTTGACAAACGACCCCGCCATAGAAGAGCTGACTTGGCGCTACACGCTCTGGTACTACGACCAGATGGACGAAATTTTCGTGCCTTCGCGCAGCACCGCGGACGAACTGGCGCAGAAGGGCATCGCCCCGGGAAAAATCCGTGTTTCCGCACGCGGAATCGACACACGGCGATTCCATCCCTCCAAGCGCAGCCGATTCCTCGAGGAACGCTATCGTATCGACGGTCGTGCAGTTCGGCTGCTCTATGTGGGAAGAATCTCCAAGGAAAAAGACCTTCCGGTCCTCGAGGACGCATACCGTTTTCTGGTCAAGACGGCGGGGGCGCGGGTCCATCTTATCCTCACGGGCGACGGGCCCTACTTGGGGGAGATGCGCGAGCGCCTGAAGGACCTGCCCTGCACCTTCACCGGCACCCTGGAAGGCGAGGATCTGGCCACGGTGTACGCGTCCTCCGACCTCTTCGTCTTCCCCAGTAGGACGGATACCTTCGGCAACGTCGTTCTCGAAGCCCAGGCCTCCGGTCTGCCGGTTGTGGTGACGGATTCGGGCGGACCACAGGAGAACCTGCTTCCGGGCAAGACGGGTGTCGTCGTCAGGGGAAACAGTGCGTTGCACCTGTTCGAAACGCTCCGGGACCTCGTCCAGGACCCTCGCCGCCTGAAGGAAATGGGGAAGAATGCCCGGCTCTATGTGGAAGGGCGATCATCCGAGGAAGCGTTCCACGCGGGCTGGCAGATGTATCAAAATCGGCCGAAGGGGACAGAGACCGCCCTGGACCGGGCGATATGA
- a CDS encoding DctP family TRAP transporter solute-binding subunit: MKRVLGVLFVLVAIVAFGFAQAVQAADYKAEYKLSTVLGKPFPWGVAGERWVELIKEKTNGRINVKLYPGTSLVGGDQTKEFTAIRQGAIDLAIGSTINWSPQVQQLNIFAMPFLMPDYKAIDALTGGEVGKELFKILEGKDVVPLAWGENGFRELSNSKVSIRKPSDLKGLKIRVVGSPLFLETFTALGANPTQMSWADAVPALSSGAVDGQENPLTVYMAAKLHSAANQKNLTLWGYVADPLIFVVNKEVWNSWTPEDRKAVSEAALQAGRENIELARKGLVAPDESLTREIEGLGVTVVKLTEAEKAEFRKATRDVYDKWAKQIGAELVKKAEAAIAGRK; encoded by the coding sequence ATGAAAAGAGTGTTGGGGGTACTTTTCGTTCTCGTGGCCATCGTGGCCTTCGGCTTTGCCCAGGCGGTTCAGGCGGCGGATTACAAGGCGGAATACAAGCTTTCCACGGTCCTGGGCAAGCCTTTTCCGTGGGGGGTGGCCGGCGAGCGCTGGGTCGAGCTGATCAAGGAAAAGACGAACGGCCGGATCAACGTCAAGTTGTATCCGGGCACCAGCCTGGTGGGCGGGGACCAGACCAAGGAGTTCACCGCCATCCGGCAGGGAGCCATCGACCTGGCCATCGGTTCCACCATCAACTGGTCGCCCCAGGTGCAACAGCTGAATATCTTTGCCATGCCGTTCCTGATGCCGGACTACAAGGCCATCGACGCCCTCACCGGAGGGGAGGTCGGCAAGGAGTTGTTCAAGATCCTGGAAGGCAAGGACGTGGTTCCGCTGGCGTGGGGTGAGAACGGATTCCGGGAGCTCAGCAACTCCAAGGTTTCCATCCGCAAGCCTTCGGACCTCAAGGGCCTGAAGATCAGGGTGGTCGGCTCGCCGCTCTTCCTGGAAACGTTTACCGCCCTCGGCGCCAACCCCACGCAGATGAGCTGGGCCGATGCGGTGCCCGCCCTTTCCAGCGGCGCCGTGGACGGGCAGGAAAACCCCCTGACGGTTTACATGGCGGCGAAGCTTCACAGTGCCGCGAACCAGAAAAACCTCACCCTTTGGGGGTACGTGGCCGATCCGCTGATTTTCGTCGTGAACAAGGAAGTGTGGAACAGTTGGACGCCGGAGGACCGGAAGGCCGTGAGTGAGGCCGCGCTGCAGGCGGGCAGGGAAAACATCGAGCTGGCGCGCAAGGGGCTGGTGGCCCCCGACGAGAGCCTGACCAGGGAGATCGAGGGGCTCGGCGTCACGGTGGTCAAGCTGACGGAGGCCGAAAAGGCGGAATTCAGGAAGGCCACCCGGGACGTTTACGACAAATGGGCCAAGCAGATCGGTGCGGAATTGGTCAAGAAAGCCGAGGCGGCCATAGCGGGCCGCAAGTAG
- the phoU gene encoding phosphate signaling complex protein PhoU translates to MESRFLKELDRLRMIILEMAARTETALEKSAKAFFERDVELAEEVIRGDDAINRLEVDVDRLSLRLLALEQPMARDLRFIVGCMRIAVELERIADLAVNVARRGVFMSRRPPLPPNASLEQLATTALDMLRTVIDSFVRQNADEAREVCQMDDTADDLNVKVLKSLLDHMVKEAPAVERSVQTIIVSRCLERVADQTTNIAESVIFMVLGVNIKHHCE, encoded by the coding sequence ATGGAAAGTCGATTCCTCAAGGAACTGGACCGGCTCCGGATGATCATCCTGGAGATGGCCGCGCGGACCGAAACGGCATTGGAGAAGTCCGCAAAGGCTTTTTTCGAGCGGGATGTGGAACTGGCCGAGGAGGTGATCCGCGGCGACGACGCGATCAACCGGCTGGAAGTCGACGTGGACCGGCTCAGCCTTCGCCTGCTCGCCCTGGAGCAGCCCATGGCGCGGGATCTTCGCTTCATCGTGGGTTGCATGCGGATTGCCGTCGAACTGGAGCGCATCGCGGACCTGGCCGTCAACGTGGCGCGCAGGGGGGTGTTCATGAGCCGCCGGCCGCCGCTGCCTCCCAACGCGTCCCTGGAGCAGTTGGCCACCACGGCGCTGGACATGCTGCGCACGGTCATCGACTCGTTCGTCAGGCAGAACGCGGATGAAGCCCGCGAAGTCTGCCAGATGGACGATACGGCCGACGATCTGAACGTGAAGGTCCTCAAGAGCCTGCTGGACCACATGGTAAAGGAGGCCCCGGCGGTGGAGCGCTCGGTTCAGACCATCATCGTTTCGAGGTGCCTCGAGCGGGTGGCCGATCAGACCACCAACATCGCCGAGAGCGTCATTTTCATGGTCCTGGGAGTGAACATCAAGCATCACTGCGAATAG
- a CDS encoding TRAP transporter large permease, giving the protein MSAFILFGAFLFLLFCSVPIAASLGLAGIFAIAEAKLGIMAVPTNVYTGIAKYPLLAVPMFVLAGAIFDRSGVAERLLRFARSIIGHGRGSLAVITIFVAMIIGGISGSGPACTAAVGGVMLAAMMREGYPPAFAASVTAAAGSTDILIPPSVAFIIYSVLVPSATVPALFVGGVVPGVLACVMLVIPALFLSIRHDFGGRETDEARPEVWKSLKEAFWALMAPIVILGGMRTGWFTPTEAAVVAVVYGLVIGAFVYRTLTLRDIHELLIESAETSAVILIVVGLAGVFAWAASTIGIVDPISKWLVNLGGGSETAVIVILMVFLTIVGMFLDGISIFLIFCPILVPVAQGFHWDLVWFGVLMTYVIAIGQFTPPMAVNLMVSCKLTGARMEDTVPWVVWLLLFMFAGLLLLIVFPQTVLWLPNVLGFS; this is encoded by the coding sequence ATGTCGGCGTTCATTCTCTTCGGGGCTTTCCTGTTTCTGTTGTTTTGCAGCGTGCCCATCGCCGCTTCACTGGGGCTTGCGGGGATCTTTGCCATCGCGGAGGCGAAGCTCGGAATCATGGCGGTTCCGACCAACGTGTACACGGGAATCGCCAAGTACCCGCTCCTGGCGGTGCCCATGTTCGTGCTGGCGGGAGCGATTTTCGACCGGTCGGGCGTCGCGGAGAGGCTCCTGCGCTTCGCGAGGTCCATCATCGGCCATGGCCGGGGGTCGCTTGCGGTCATCACGATCTTTGTCGCCATGATCATCGGCGGCATTTCGGGTTCCGGGCCGGCCTGCACGGCCGCGGTGGGAGGCGTGATGCTCGCCGCCATGATGCGCGAGGGGTACCCTCCGGCATTCGCCGCCTCCGTTACTGCAGCCGCGGGCTCCACGGACATCCTCATTCCGCCGTCCGTGGCTTTCATCATTTACAGCGTGCTGGTCCCCTCCGCCACCGTACCCGCACTGTTCGTGGGCGGGGTCGTGCCGGGAGTGCTCGCCTGCGTCATGCTCGTTATCCCGGCGCTCTTTCTCAGCATTCGCCATGATTTCGGAGGCCGGGAGACGGACGAGGCAAGGCCCGAGGTCTGGAAGTCCCTCAAGGAGGCCTTCTGGGCGCTCATGGCTCCGATCGTCATCCTGGGCGGCATGCGGACGGGATGGTTCACTCCGACGGAGGCGGCCGTGGTGGCCGTGGTCTACGGGTTGGTCATCGGCGCCTTCGTTTATCGCACCCTGACGCTGCGCGACATCCATGAGCTCCTCATCGAATCCGCCGAAACGTCGGCGGTGATCCTGATCGTCGTCGGCCTGGCCGGTGTTTTCGCCTGGGCCGCGAGCACCATCGGCATCGTCGACCCCATTTCGAAGTGGCTGGTCAATCTTGGGGGAGGCAGCGAGACCGCCGTCATCGTGATTCTCATGGTGTTCCTGACGATTGTGGGGATGTTCCTGGACGGGATTTCCATCTTTCTTATCTTCTGTCCCATCCTGGTTCCCGTCGCTCAGGGCTTCCACTGGGACCTGGTGTGGTTCGGCGTGCTGATGACTTACGTCATCGCGATAGGACAATTCACTCCACCCATGGCCGTCAACCTCATGGTGAGCTGCAAATTGACCGGCGCCCGCATGGAGGATACCGTGCCGTGGGTCGTCTGGCTTCTGCTGTTCATGTTCGCGGGGCTGCTGCTCCTGATCGTCTTCCCCCAGACGGTGCTCTGGCTGCCCAACGTCCTTGGTTTTTCATGA
- a CDS encoding phosphatidylserine decarboxylase, whose product MIAVPAIALLAVLAFLYWRFIWFFRNPPRSVPPGDNLVSPADGTVVYVEKVKEGREVFSIKHGLVARLADITREDLGRNRILIGIFMSPFNVHYNRAPLSGTVESISRYPSSGGNLNMRAMHWRTLFRIAPYYRDSRHIIQNERTVTRIDGKYKGVTISCYVVQIAGRTVHCIESYYREGMSVKKGDIFGMIRVGSQVDVVVPCLDGMRPSVRIGDKVRAGRTVLVE is encoded by the coding sequence ATGATTGCCGTCCCAGCAATAGCCCTGCTGGCCGTCCTCGCCTTCCTGTACTGGCGGTTCATCTGGTTTTTCAGGAACCCGCCCCGATCCGTCCCCCCCGGTGACAACCTTGTGAGCCCGGCCGACGGAACGGTGGTCTACGTCGAGAAGGTGAAAGAAGGCCGGGAGGTGTTCAGCATCAAACACGGCCTGGTCGCCAGGCTTGCGGACATCACGCGGGAGGATCTCGGCAGGAACAGGATTCTCATCGGCATTTTCATGAGCCCGTTCAACGTGCATTACAATCGGGCCCCCCTGTCGGGAACCGTCGAGAGCATCAGCCGGTACCCATCGAGCGGCGGGAATCTAAACATGCGCGCCATGCACTGGCGCACGCTGTTCCGAATCGCTCCTTACTACCGGGACAGCCGGCACATCATCCAAAACGAACGGACGGTGACCAGGATCGATGGAAAATACAAAGGAGTCACCATCTCCTGCTACGTCGTCCAGATCGCGGGGAGAACGGTCCATTGCATCGAAAGCTATTACCGGGAGGGGATGAGCGTGAAAAAGGGGGATATTTTCGGAATGATTCGAGTAGGCTCCCAGGTGGACGTCGTGGTGCCCTGCCTCGACGGCATGCGGCCGTCCGTCCGGATTGGAGACAAGGTCCGCGCCGGGCGGACGGTCCTCGTGGAATGA
- a CDS encoding TRAP transporter small permease — protein sequence MECNPPGDMNRPRTKIPLKIEENVAGIILGLLAFITFANVVVRYLTNFSFAFTEEFSIFLMVAMALLGSSSLMAKSGHLNITYFVDFLSPGKRRAVVMGATAVTAFTFLLLAILGGRMAWDEYRFEVTSPGLGIPTWVYTMWLPILSAAITGRAIGVIIRLRREKS from the coding sequence ATGGAATGCAACCCTCCCGGGGACATGAACCGGCCCCGCACAAAAATCCCACTCAAAATTGAAGAAAACGTCGCGGGAATCATCCTGGGGCTCCTGGCGTTCATTACGTTCGCGAACGTCGTGGTGCGCTACCTGACCAACTTCTCGTTCGCTTTCACGGAGGAGTTTTCCATCTTCCTCATGGTGGCCATGGCCCTGCTGGGGAGCTCCAGCCTGATGGCCAAGAGCGGGCACCTCAACATCACGTACTTCGTGGACTTCCTGTCTCCCGGCAAGCGCAGGGCGGTCGTCATGGGCGCCACTGCCGTGACGGCTTTCACCTTCTTGCTTCTGGCGATCCTGGGGGGGCGAATGGCCTGGGATGAATACCGGTTCGAAGTGACGTCGCCGGGGTTGGGGATTCCCACATGGGTCTACACCATGTGGCTTCCGATACTTTCCGCGGCGATCACCGGGCGCGCCATAGGCGTGATCATTCGTCTCCGGAGGGAGAAAAGCTGA
- a CDS encoding SRPBCC family protein encodes MKGFAGKRTVRSYTMHIEAPPDAVFPLLCPTKEYEWIDRWECKMVYSDSGFADLDCIFETNFPGEGPDIWVISRYEPPAEIQFIRVNDSRAMRFSISLDDGGAGTTRAIWKQVLTGLTPEGNKLVEALSDEQYATEMKTLELKLNHFLRTGNMLPWG; translated from the coding sequence ATGAAAGGATTTGCGGGCAAGCGGACGGTAAGAAGCTACACCATGCACATCGAGGCACCGCCGGATGCCGTGTTTCCTCTTCTTTGTCCGACGAAGGAATACGAGTGGATCGACCGTTGGGAATGCAAAATGGTTTACTCGGATTCCGGTTTTGCGGACCTGGATTGCATCTTCGAAACGAATTTCCCGGGCGAAGGTCCTGATATCTGGGTGATCAGCCGATACGAACCGCCGGCGGAAATTCAGTTCATCCGGGTCAATGATTCGAGGGCGATGCGGTTTTCCATCAGCCTCGACGACGGCGGGGCCGGGACAACCAGGGCGATCTGGAAACAGGTCCTCACCGGCCTGACCCCGGAGGGAAACAAGCTGGTGGAGGCGCTGTCCGATGAACAGTACGCCACCGAAATGAAGACGCTCGAACTTAAGTTGAACCACTTCCTGAGGACGGGGAACATGCTGCCCTGGGGCTGA